One Microbacterium sp. zg-B96 genomic region harbors:
- a CDS encoding multifunctional oxoglutarate decarboxylase/oxoglutarate dehydrogenase thiamine pyrophosphate-binding subunit/dihydrolipoyllysine-residue succinyltransferase subunit, with the protein MSSQVTGVGTSSEGEFGANAWLVDELYEQFKADKNSVDKAWWPVLEAYHPEDAAPAATPAAPPPSGSGQASEPHPVTAPIPVIGTQPVARTTAKPAAPQPIPAQAQDRAPRESTEAGEDVITPLRGMTKTLAANMDESLTVPTATSVRTVPAKLLIDNRIVINNHMSRTRGGKVSFTHVIGWAIIQALKAFPSQNVFYAEIDGKPAVVAPAHINFGIAIDIPKPDGTRALMVPSIKRAETLTFGEYLVAYEDLVSRARANKLTAADFQGTTVSLTNPGGIGTVHSVPRLMKGQGCIVGAGALEYPAEFQGSSEKTLVGLGIGKTITLTSTYDHRVIQGAGSGEFLKIVHEMLTGRRDFYTDIFAALRIPYAPIHWANDINVDLAERVDKTARVQELINSFRVRGHLMADIDPLEYVQRTHPDLEIESHGLTFWDLDREFVTGGFGGKRVMKLRDILGVLRDSYCRTLGIEYMHIQDPTQRKWFQDNVEAKYQKPTHDEQLRVLSKLNEAEAFETFLQTKYVGQKRFSLEGGESLIPLLDQVLRGAADAGLDGAAIGMAHRGRLNVLSNVAGKTYGQVFREFEGSVAIGSKSGSGDVKYHLGTEGTFVAEGGKELPVVLAANPSHLETVDGVLEGIVRAKQDRKPIGTFSWLPILVHGDAAFAGQGVVAETLQMSQLRGYRTGGTVHIVVNNQVGFTTLPQDARTSVYATDVAKTIQAPVFHVNGDDPEAVVRVAELAFRYREEFHRDVVIDLVCYRRRGHNEGDDPSMTQPLMTNLIEAKRSVRRLYTEALVGRGDITEEEYEQAKRDFQTRLEIAFAETHAAETGSNPIIDADAVAVEPAAGEPETTGVSREVVHLIGDAFVNKPDGFTVHNKLQQLLDKRLEMSRNGSIDWAFGELLAFGSLLLEGTNVRLAGQDARRGTFVQRHSVFHDRANGQEWLPLTNLSDNQGRFWAYDSLLSEYAAMAFEYGYSVERPDALVLWEAQFGDFADGAQTVIDTYLSAADQKWGQQSSVVLLLPHGFEGQGPDHSSARIERYLQMCAQDNMTVARPSTPASYFHLLRRQAYARPRRPLVVFTPKSMLRLRGATSPVEDFLTGKFEPVLDDARTLDRGAVKRVLLHAGKIHWDLRAELDKNPNDEIALVRLEQFYPSPVEELNAVVDSYPNAELVWVQDEPENQGAWPFIALEIVKHLHGRTISRVSRAAAASTATGSSKVHALEQAAIMKAALTL; encoded by the coding sequence GTGTCCAGCCAGGTGACCGGCGTCGGAACCTCGAGCGAAGGCGAGTTCGGAGCGAACGCGTGGCTCGTTGACGAGCTCTACGAGCAGTTCAAAGCCGACAAGAACTCCGTGGACAAGGCGTGGTGGCCTGTTCTCGAGGCCTATCACCCGGAGGATGCCGCACCAGCGGCGACCCCCGCAGCCCCACCGCCATCCGGATCGGGTCAAGCGTCGGAGCCGCACCCGGTGACCGCCCCGATCCCCGTGATCGGTACGCAGCCGGTGGCGCGCACAACCGCCAAGCCCGCGGCCCCGCAGCCGATCCCGGCGCAGGCGCAGGACCGCGCGCCTCGGGAATCCACCGAAGCAGGCGAAGACGTCATCACGCCGCTGCGCGGCATGACCAAGACGCTCGCGGCGAACATGGACGAGTCGCTGACCGTCCCCACCGCCACGAGCGTGCGGACGGTCCCCGCCAAGCTGCTGATCGACAACCGCATCGTGATCAACAACCACATGTCCCGCACCCGCGGCGGCAAGGTCAGCTTCACGCACGTCATCGGCTGGGCGATCATCCAGGCGCTGAAGGCCTTCCCGAGCCAGAACGTGTTCTATGCCGAAATCGACGGCAAGCCCGCCGTCGTCGCGCCGGCACACATCAACTTCGGCATCGCGATCGACATCCCCAAGCCCGACGGCACGCGTGCCCTCATGGTGCCGAGCATCAAGCGCGCCGAGACGCTCACGTTCGGGGAGTACCTCGTCGCGTACGAGGACCTCGTCTCCCGCGCCCGCGCCAACAAGCTCACCGCTGCGGACTTCCAGGGCACGACGGTCTCGCTGACCAACCCCGGCGGCATCGGCACCGTGCACTCGGTCCCCCGCCTCATGAAGGGCCAGGGCTGCATCGTCGGCGCCGGCGCGCTGGAGTACCCCGCCGAGTTCCAGGGTTCGAGCGAGAAGACCCTCGTCGGCCTCGGCATCGGCAAGACGATCACGCTGACCAGCACCTACGACCACCGCGTCATCCAGGGTGCCGGCTCGGGCGAATTCCTCAAGATCGTCCATGAGATGCTCACCGGTCGCCGGGACTTCTACACCGACATCTTCGCGGCGCTGCGCATCCCCTACGCCCCCATCCACTGGGCAAACGACATCAACGTCGACCTGGCCGAGCGCGTCGACAAGACCGCGCGCGTGCAGGAGCTCATCAACTCCTTCCGCGTCCGCGGTCACCTCATGGCCGACATCGACCCGCTGGAGTACGTGCAGCGCACGCACCCCGACCTCGAGATCGAAAGTCACGGGCTGACCTTCTGGGACCTGGACCGCGAGTTCGTCACCGGCGGGTTCGGCGGCAAGCGCGTCATGAAGCTGCGCGACATCCTCGGGGTGCTGCGCGACTCGTACTGCCGCACGCTCGGCATCGAGTACATGCACATCCAGGACCCCACCCAGCGCAAGTGGTTCCAGGACAACGTCGAGGCGAAGTACCAGAAGCCGACGCACGACGAACAACTCCGCGTCCTCAGCAAGCTCAACGAGGCAGAGGCGTTCGAAACGTTCCTGCAGACGAAGTACGTCGGGCAGAAGCGCTTCAGCCTGGAAGGCGGCGAATCTCTCATCCCCCTGCTGGATCAGGTGCTGCGGGGAGCCGCGGATGCAGGGCTCGACGGCGCCGCGATCGGCATGGCCCACCGCGGCCGCCTCAACGTGCTGAGCAACGTCGCCGGCAAGACCTACGGCCAGGTGTTCCGCGAGTTCGAGGGTTCGGTCGCGATCGGCTCCAAGAGCGGCTCGGGCGACGTGAAGTACCACCTCGGCACCGAGGGCACCTTCGTCGCCGAAGGCGGCAAGGAACTGCCTGTCGTGCTGGCGGCCAACCCGTCGCACCTGGAGACGGTCGACGGCGTGCTGGAGGGCATCGTCCGCGCCAAGCAGGACCGCAAGCCCATCGGCACCTTCTCCTGGCTGCCGATCCTGGTGCACGGCGATGCCGCGTTCGCCGGTCAGGGTGTGGTCGCCGAGACGCTGCAGATGTCGCAGCTGCGCGGCTACCGCACCGGCGGCACCGTGCACATCGTAGTCAACAACCAGGTGGGCTTCACCACCCTCCCCCAGGACGCCCGCACGTCGGTGTACGCCACCGACGTCGCCAAGACCATTCAGGCCCCGGTCTTCCACGTCAACGGCGATGACCCCGAGGCGGTCGTCCGGGTCGCCGAGCTGGCCTTCCGCTACCGCGAAGAGTTCCACCGCGACGTCGTGATCGACCTGGTCTGCTACCGCCGCCGCGGGCACAACGAGGGCGATGACCCCTCGATGACGCAGCCGCTGATGACGAACCTCATCGAGGCGAAGCGGTCGGTCCGGCGCCTGTACACCGAGGCGCTGGTCGGTCGCGGCGACATCACCGAGGAAGAGTACGAGCAGGCCAAGCGCGACTTCCAGACCCGTCTGGAGATCGCCTTCGCCGAGACGCACGCCGCCGAGACCGGGTCCAACCCCATCATCGATGCGGATGCCGTCGCGGTGGAGCCCGCCGCCGGCGAACCGGAGACGACGGGAGTCTCCCGCGAGGTGGTCCACCTGATCGGTGACGCCTTCGTCAACAAGCCCGACGGTTTCACCGTGCACAACAAGCTCCAGCAGCTGCTGGACAAGCGCCTCGAGATGAGCCGCAACGGCAGCATCGACTGGGCGTTCGGCGAACTGCTGGCGTTCGGCTCGCTGCTGCTGGAGGGCACCAACGTGCGCCTGGCCGGGCAGGACGCCCGCCGCGGCACGTTCGTGCAGCGCCACTCGGTGTTCCACGACCGCGCGAACGGCCAGGAGTGGCTGCCCCTGACGAACCTGTCCGACAACCAGGGCCGGTTCTGGGCGTATGACTCGCTGCTGAGCGAGTACGCGGCGATGGCCTTCGAGTACGGCTACTCGGTGGAGCGTCCCGACGCGCTGGTGCTGTGGGAGGCGCAGTTCGGCGACTTCGCCGACGGCGCCCAGACCGTCATCGACACCTACCTGTCGGCGGCGGACCAGAAGTGGGGCCAGCAGTCCAGCGTGGTGCTGCTGCTGCCGCACGGCTTCGAAGGTCAGGGTCCCGACCACTCGTCGGCACGCATCGAGCGTTACCTGCAGATGTGCGCGCAGGACAACATGACCGTCGCCCGCCCGTCGACCCCGGCGTCGTACTTCCACCTGCTGCGTCGCCAGGCCTACGCCCGCCCCCGCCGTCCGCTGGTGGTGTTCACGCCGAAGTCGATGCTGCGCCTGCGCGGTGCGACCAGCCCGGTCGAGGATTTCCTCACCGGCAAGTTCGAACCCGTGCTCGATGACGCACGCACCCTCGACCGGGGCGCGGTGAAGCGGGTGCTCCTGCACGCCGGCAAGATCCACTGGGATCTGCGCGCGGAGCTGGACAAGAACCCGAACGATGAGATCGCGCTGGTGCGCCTCGAGCAGTTCTACCCCTCGCCCGTGGAAGAGCTCAACGCCGTCGTCGACAGCTACCCCAACGCCGAACTGGTGTGGGTGCAGGATGAGCCGGAGAACCAGGGGGCCTGGCCGTTCATCGCACTGGAGATCGTCAAGCACCTGCACGGACGCACCATCTCCCGCGTGTCGCGCGCCGCTGCCGCGTCGACGGCCACCGGGTCGAGCAAGGTGCACGCGTTGGAGCAGGCCGCGATCATGAAGGCCGCGCTGACGCTGTAA
- a CDS encoding GuaB1 family IMP dehydrogenase-related protein: MRFSGEQPTVDLTYSDVFLVPRRSAVRSRLEVDLSPGDGTPATIPVVSANMNSVTGARLASVLARRGGLGVLPQDMPLQELDAAIRWVKDQPVPWDTPLVLPPEATVADALRLLPATEGHGIVVAPTPGTGPSGRIAHDDVLGVVPATRLGTALPDARLGDLVRGRAAAIDADDVETPRHAFDLIVAAEADIVCVLHHGMLVGTLSRRSALRSALYQPAVDADGRLIVAAAVGINGDVAAKAQALAAAGVDVLVLDTAHGHQEGMLQALHAVSALDLGIPIAAGNIVTADGVADLVAMGATILKVGVGPGAMCTTRMMTAVGRPQFSAVLETAQAAAEQGAHVWADGGVRYPRDVALALAAGAASVMIGSWFAGTIEAPGEVQTDAAGRAYKESWGMASTKAVHDRFGRLDPYELARKELFAEGISSSKIYLDPLRPGIEDLLDMITSGVRSSFTYAGAATVPEFHERAMVGLQSAAGYEEGKALPVSW, encoded by the coding sequence ATGCGATTCTCCGGTGAGCAGCCCACGGTGGATTTGACGTACTCCGATGTATTCCTGGTGCCGCGTCGTTCGGCGGTTCGCAGCCGGCTCGAGGTCGATCTCTCCCCGGGGGACGGGACCCCCGCGACCATTCCGGTGGTGTCGGCGAACATGAACTCGGTCACCGGGGCGCGGCTGGCCTCGGTGCTCGCGCGGCGCGGCGGGCTCGGCGTGTTGCCGCAGGACATGCCGCTGCAGGAACTGGATGCCGCGATCCGCTGGGTCAAGGATCAGCCGGTGCCGTGGGACACGCCGCTGGTGCTGCCGCCGGAGGCGACCGTCGCCGACGCGCTGCGGCTGCTGCCGGCCACCGAGGGCCACGGCATCGTCGTTGCTCCGACTCCGGGGACGGGACCGTCGGGACGCATCGCGCACGACGACGTGCTGGGAGTGGTGCCCGCCACCCGGCTGGGCACCGCGCTGCCGGACGCACGGCTGGGGGACCTCGTGCGCGGGCGCGCCGCCGCGATCGACGCCGATGACGTCGAGACGCCTCGCCATGCCTTCGACCTCATCGTGGCCGCCGAGGCCGACATCGTCTGCGTGCTGCACCACGGCATGCTCGTGGGTACGCTCTCGCGCCGCAGCGCGCTGCGCTCGGCGCTGTACCAGCCCGCCGTCGATGCGGACGGGCGTCTGATCGTCGCGGCGGCTGTGGGCATCAACGGGGACGTCGCCGCCAAGGCGCAGGCGCTGGCCGCGGCCGGGGTCGACGTGCTCGTGCTCGACACCGCCCACGGCCACCAGGAGGGGATGCTGCAGGCGCTGCACGCGGTATCGGCGCTGGATCTGGGAATCCCGATCGCCGCAGGCAACATCGTCACCGCCGACGGCGTCGCCGATCTCGTGGCGATGGGCGCGACGATCCTCAAGGTCGGGGTGGGGCCGGGCGCGATGTGCACGACGCGCATGATGACCGCCGTGGGCCGGCCGCAGTTCTCCGCCGTGCTGGAGACCGCCCAGGCCGCGGCCGAACAGGGCGCGCACGTGTGGGCCGACGGCGGAGTGCGCTACCCGAGGGACGTCGCGCTCGCGCTCGCTGCCGGCGCGGCATCCGTCATGATCGGCTCGTGGTTCGCCGGGACGATCGAAGCCCCCGGCGAGGTGCAGACCGACGCAGCGGGGCGCGCGTACAAGGAGTCGTGGGGGATGGCCTCCACCAAGGCCGTGCACGACCGGTTCGGGCGGCTGGACCCGTATGAACTGGCCCGCAAGGAGCTGTTCGCCGAGGGGATCTCGTCGTCGAAGATCTACCTGGACCCGCTGCGCCCGGGCATCGAGGACCTCCTCGACATGATCACCTCCGGGGTGCGCTCGTCGTTCACGTACGCGGGAGCGGCCACCGTGCCGGAGTTCCACGAGCGGGC